In one Culex quinquefasciatus strain JHB chromosome 2, VPISU_Cqui_1.0_pri_paternal, whole genome shotgun sequence genomic region, the following are encoded:
- the LOC6046733 gene encoding cuticle protein 8, with translation MAFKFVLFAALVAAVSAGLIPQHGHVGHASSHQSFQLHTPTHHHAAPVHHVAAVHAAPVHHVAAVHAAPVHHTIVKEVEHHAPANYEFSYAVHDEHTGDIKSQHETRHGDEVHGQYSLIDSDGHQRIVDYHADHHSGFNAVVRREPTNVKIAQPVHKVIAQPVHVHAAPVAHHSYSHAAPAVAYTSQHHAAPVAHHSYSHAAPAVAYTSQHHAAPLAHHSYSHAAPAVAYTSQHHVAPVAHATISHVAPVAYTSGHGHGHHATSHISQISHNSHY, from the exons ATGGCTTTCAAA TTCGTTCTTTTCGCCGCCCTGGTCGCTGCCGTCAGCGCCGGTCTGATCCCTCAGCATGGACACGTCGGACACGCTTCGTCCCACCAGAGCTTCCAGCTGCACACTCCAACTCATCACCATGCCGCTCCGGTGCACCACGTGGCCGCTGTCCATGCCGCTCCGGTTCACCACGTGGCTGCCGTCCACGCTGCTCCAGTTCATCACACCATCGTGAAGGAAGTCGAACACCACGCTCCGGCCAACTACGAGTTCTCGTACGCCGTCCACGATGAGCACACCGGAGACATCAAGAGCCAGCACGAGACCCGCCATGGAGATGAGGTCCATGGTCAGTACAGTCTGATCGATTCCGACGGTCACCAGCGTATCGTTGATTACCACGCCGATCATCACTCCGGATTCAACGCCGTCGTCCGTCGTGAGCCAACCAACGTGAAGATCGCTCAGCCAGTGCACAAGGTCATTGCCCAGCCCGTCCATGTCCATGCTGCCCCAGTCGCCCATCACTCGTACTCCCATGCTGCCCCAGCTGTTGCTTACACTTCCCAGCACCACGCTGCCCCAGTTGCCCATCACTCGTACTCCCATGCTGCCCCAGCTGTTGCTTACACTTCCCAGCACCATGCTGCCCCACTTGCTCATCACTCGTACTCCCACGCTGCCCCAGCCGTGGCCTACACTTCCCAGCATCATGTTGCCCCAGTGGCCCATGCTACCATCTCCCATGTTGCACCGGTTGCCTACACCAGCGGACACGGACATGGACATCATGCCACCAGCCACATCAGCCAGATCAGCCACAACAGCCATTACTAA
- the LOC6046734 gene encoding dynein regulatory complex subunit 3, giving the protein MSKKLAAENSIHKEQEPGVINNDMLTKAIIEQGHKGEAGRLARMDQVQLEAITVIRLEFQNILKIDHLWVLKNLEVLSLAFNKIDKIENLHRLAKLKELNLSFNFIEKIENLDKLVRLRTLSIFGNRIAKLQNLDHLENLVILSAGKNNIATLDGIERLRFLKDLRSLNLAENPIATDGSKPLRLYVACLLPQLKYYQYVLIKPEERTAGKEMFSREIQDILELEKYEIVERERSAKEKADEVYLSKSFVEHLNGHQLFSSLFTGDPDGEALLAIGNDALELKNEYQAEAYGFTQKIYKIGLEQYERRQEELKLYNSCIDSERKKAQKLGQDIINHFVEVYNRLCPRVKQIVISMDRDALKHVESLSAHHALQPLLDELELAKDEFNSVFEDSWHTLMNIEMQLFERTEEGNSNFENTIKEMTNEFIEQAQAQFVLLREAETSFSEALIGVVQQFVTFKAASGHAHEIPRALQEALEDKDVIGNLAAGMRDSHMQLIDAREDKLINRSRTWVRELCDGLQNSEIKRNRAKVLEITYFLDQHRQYFYALFEEVIPTQGERKSVTARVQFTVDNN; this is encoded by the exons atgtccaaaaaacTAGCCGCCGAAAACTCGATCCACAAGGAACAGGAACCGGGTGTGATCAACAATGACATGCTCACCAAAGCCATAATCGAGCAGGGCCACAAGGGTGAAGCGGGCCGGCTGGCCCGGATGGATCAGGTCCAGCTAGAGGCCATCACCGTCATCCGGTTGGAGTTCCAGA ACATCCTCAAGATCGATCATCTGtgggtgctgaaaaatctgGAAGTTCTCTCGTTGGCCTTCAACAAGATTGACAAAATAGAAAACCTGCACCGGTTGGCCAAGCTGAAGGAGCTGAACCTTTCGTTCAActtcattgagaaaattgaaaatctggacAAGCTAGTTCGGCTGCGGACGCTGTCCATTTTTGGCAATCGTATCGCTAAGCTGCAGAACCTGGACCATTTGGAGAATCTGGTGATTCTAAGTGCCGGTAAGAACAACATCGCCACCCTTGACGGTATCGAGCGGTTGCGTTTTCTGAAGGACCTGCGCTCGTTGAATCTGGCGGAAAATCCAATTGCGACGGACGGGAGTAAACCGTTGAGGCTGTACGTTGCTTGTCTGTTGCCCCAGCTTAAGTACTATCAGTACGTGCTGATCAAACCGGAAGAACGAACTGCTGGAAAGGAGATGTTTTC TCGAGAAATTCAGGACATTTTGGAGCTAGAAAAGTACGAGATTGTTGAGAGGGAGAGAAGTGCCAAGGAAAAGGCCGATGAGGTGTACTTGTCCAAGAGTTTCGTTGAGCACTTGAACGGGCATCAGTTGTTTAGTTCTCTTTTCACCGGTGATCCTGACGGTGAAGCGTTGCTGGCCATCGGCAATGACGCGTTGGAGCTGAAGAATGA GTACCAAGCAGAGGCATACGGATTCACGCAGAAAATCTACAAGATAGGCCTGGAGCAGTACGAGCGGCGCCAAGAGGAGCTCAAACTGTACAACAGCTGCATCGATTCGGAACGCAAGAAAGCCCAAAAACTCGGTCAAGA CATCATCAACCACTTTGTGGAGGTGTACAACCGTTTGTGCCCGCGGGTTAAACAGATCGTGATCAGCATGGACCGGGACGCCCTGAAGCATGTGGAGTCGCTGTCGGCACATCACGCGCTTCAGCCGTTGCTCGATGAACTTGAGCTGGCCAAGGACGAGTTCAACTCGGTCTTTGAGGACTCGTGGCACACGCTCATGAACATCGAAATGCAGCTGTTTGAGCGCACCGAGGAGGGCAATTCAAACTTTGAGAACACGATCAAAGAGATGACCAACGAGTTTATCGAGCAAGCCCAGGCTCAGTTTGTTCTGCTGCGCGAGGCTGAAACCAGCTTCAGCGAGGCACTGATCGGGGTCGTTCAGCAGTTCGTCACGTTCAAGGCCGCTTCCGGTCACGCGCACGAAATCCCACGTGCATTACAGGAG GCCCTGGAAGACAAGGACGTGATTGGCAATCTGGCCGCCGGAATGCGTGACAGTCACATGCAGTTGATTGACGCTCGCGAGGACAAGCTAATCAACCGAAGCCGAACCTGGGTGCGCGAGCTGTGTGACGGACTGCAGAA CTCCGAGATCAAGAGAAATCGCGCCAAGGTGCTGGAGATTACGTACTTCCTCGATCAGCATCGGCAGTACTTTTATGCTCTGTTTGAAGAGGTTATTCCGACGCAGGGCGAGAGGAAATCAGTTACGGCGAGAGTTCAATTTACGGTTGATAATAATTGA
- the LOC119766538 gene encoding cuticle protein 8-like isoform X2 has protein sequence MAFKFVLFAALVAAASAGLIPQHGHIGHASSHQSFQQHHSAPVHHVAAVHAAPVHHLAAIHAAPVHHTIVKEVEHHAPANYEFSYAVHDEHTGDIKSQHETRHGDEVHGQYSLIDSDGHQRIVDYHADHHSGFNAVVRREPTHVKIAQPVHKVIAQPVHVHAAPVAHHSFSHAAPAVAYTSQHHTAPVAHATISQVAPVAYTSGHGHGHHATSHISQISHNSHY, from the exons ATGGCTTTCAAA TTCGTTCTCTTCGCCGCCCTGGTCGCTGCCGCCAGCGCCGGACTGATCCCTCAGCATGGACACATTGGACACGCTTCGTCGCACCAGAGCTTCCAGCAGCACCATTCCGCTCCGGTGCACCACGTGGCCGCTGTCCATGCTGCTCCGGTTCACCACTTGGCTGCTATCCACGCTGCTCCAGTCCATCACACGATCGTGAAGGAAGTCGAGCACCACGCTCCGGCCAACTACGAGTTCTCGTACGCCGTCCATGATGAGCACACCGGAGACATCAAGAGCCAGCACGAGACCCGCCACGGAGATGAGGTCCATGGCCAGTACAGTCTGATCGATTCTGATGGTCACCAGCGTATCGTCGATTACCACGCCGATCATCACTCCGGATTCAACGCCGTCGTCCGTCGTGAGCCAACCCACGTGAAGATCGCTCAGCCAGTGCACAAGGTCATTGCCCAGCCCGTCCATGTCCATGCTGCCCCAGTCGCCCATCACTCGTTCTCCCATGCTGCCCCAGCTGTCGCGTACACTTCCCAGCACCATACAGCCCCAGTGGCCCATGCTACCATCTCCCAGGTTGCCCCGGTTGCCTACACCAGCGGACACGGACATGGACATCATGCCACCAGCCACATCAGCCAGATCAGCCACAACAGCCACTATTAA
- the LOC119766538 gene encoding cuticle protein 8-like isoform X1 yields the protein MAFKFVLFAALVAAASAGLIPQHGHIGHASSHQSFQQHHSAPVHHVAAVHAAPVHHLAAIHAAPVHHTIVKEVEHHAPANYEFSYAVHDEHTGDIKSQHETRHGDEVHGQYSLIDSDGHQRIVDYHADHHSGFNAVVRREPTHVKIAQPVHKVIAQPVHVHAAPVAHHSFSHAAPAVAYTSQHHTAPVAHATISQVAPVAYTSGHGHGHHATSHISQISHNSHY from the exons ATGGCATTCAAG TTCGTTCTCTTCGCCGCCCTGGTCGCTGCCGCCAGCGCCGGACTGATCCCTCAGCATGGACACATTGGACACGCTTCGTCGCACCAGAGCTTCCAGCAGCACCATTCCGCTCCGGTGCACCACGTGGCCGCTGTCCATGCTGCTCCGGTTCACCACTTGGCTGCTATCCACGCTGCTCCAGTCCATCACACGATCGTGAAGGAAGTCGAGCACCACGCTCCGGCCAACTACGAGTTCTCGTACGCCGTCCATGATGAGCACACCGGAGACATCAAGAGCCAGCACGAGACCCGCCACGGAGATGAGGTCCATGGCCAGTACAGTCTGATCGATTCTGATGGTCACCAGCGTATCGTCGATTACCACGCCGATCATCACTCCGGATTCAACGCCGTCGTCCGTCGTGAGCCAACCCACGTGAAGATCGCTCAGCCAGTGCACAAGGTCATTGCCCAGCCCGTCCATGTCCATGCTGCCCCAGTCGCCCATCACTCGTTCTCCCATGCTGCCCCAGCTGTCGCGTACACTTCCCAGCACCATACAGCCCCAGTGGCCCATGCTACCATCTCCCAGGTTGCCCCGGTTGCCTACACCAGCGGACACGGACATGGACATCATGCCACCAGCCACATCAGCCAGATCAGCCACAACAGCCACTATTAA
- the LOC6046735 gene encoding enoyl-CoA delta isomerase 1, mitochondrial, with translation MLRPTPSSTLLGRALRRSFSSAANNGPVVTEMDPKTGYATVTLNRAPVNAMNLELMRAIQRTIDDLERDKARGMILTSKFSNKVFCAGLELTEMVNPNPEQFRVFWTSLQDTWMKLYGTSFPTVAVINGHAPAGGCMISLACEYRVMQPNFSIGLNETVLGLPVPRWLQTTMSKVIGERMSEIACTTGKLYSAEQALKMGMIDELVTNQDEGVLKAVAFLDSFKDMIPVVRDKTKLELRKLNIEDFQNYRQAELDFVTNHVTSSEFQNVLVGYLQSLKIRKSK, from the exons ATGCTTCGTCCTACGCCCAGTTCGACTCTATTGGGCCGTGCGCTGAGGCGATCTTTCAGCAGTGCTGCCAATAATGGACCCGTTGTAACCGAAATGGACCCCAAGACGGGATACGCCACAGTTACCCTGAACCGAGCCCCTGTCAACGCTATGAATCTGGAACTGATGAGGGCGATCCAGCGTACCATTGATGATTTGGAACGTGACAAGGCACGAGGCATGATATTGACATCGaag ttttcaaacaaGGTGTTTTGCGCCGGGCTAGAACTCACGGAAATGGTCAACCCCAACCCAGAACAGTTTAGGGTCTTTTGGACCAGTTTGCAGGACACGTGGATGAAACTGTATGGAACATCATTTCCGACGGTTGCAGTTATTAAC ggGCATGCACCCGCCGGTGGATGTATGATATCTTTAGCTTGCGAGTATCGTGTGATGCAGCCCAACTTCAGCATTGGGCTTAATGAAACTGTCTTGGGTCTCCCGGTTCCGAGGTGGTTGCAAACTACAATGTCGAAAGTTATTGGAGAACGCATGTCGGAGATTGCTTGTACTACTGGCAAACTGTATAGCGCGGAACAAGCATTGAAA ATGGGAATGATTGACGAGCTGGTGACGAACCAGGACGAAGGAGTTTTGAAGGCGGTAGCTTTTCTGGACTCTTTCAAGGATATGATTCCTGTCGTAAGAGATAAAACGAAACTCGAACTTAGAAAGTTGAACATAGAGGATTTCCAAAACTATAGACAAGCAGAACTTGACTTTGTGACGAATCATGTAACGTCATCAGAGTTTCAGAATGTGCTAGTAGGATATCTGCAGTcgttgaaaattagaaaatcaaaATGA
- the LOC6046736 gene encoding cuticle protein 8 yields the protein MAFKFVLFAALVAATSAGLIPQHGHIGHASSHQSFQLHTPTHHHAAPVHHVAAVHAAPVHHVAAIHAAPVHHTIVKEVEHHAPANYEFSYAVHDEHTGDIKSQHETRHGDEVHGQYSLIDSDGHQRIVDYHADHHSGFNAVVRREPTHVKIAQPVHKVIAQPVHVHAAPVAHHSYSHAAPAVAYTSQHHAAPLAHHSYSHAAPAAAYTSQHHVAPVAHATISHVAPVAYTSGHGHGHHATSHISHNSHY from the exons ATGGCTTTCAAA TTTGTTCTTTTTGCCGCCCTGGTCGCTGCCACCAGCGCCGGACTGATTCCTCAGCATGGACACATTGGACACGCTTCGTCCCACCAGAGCTTCCAGCTGCACACTCCAACTCATCACCATGCCGCTCCGGTGCACCACGTGGCCGCTGTCCATGCTGCTCCGGTTCACCACGTGGCTGCCATCCACGCTGCTCCAGTCCATCACACGATCGTGAAGGAAGTCGAGCACCACGCTCCGGCCAACTACGAGTTCTCGTACGCCGTCCACGATGAGCACACCGGAGACATCAAGAGCCAGCACGAGACCCGCCACGGAGATGAGGTCCATGGCCAGTACAGTCTGATCGATTCTGATGGTCACCAGCGTATCGTTGATTACCACGCCGATCATCACTCCGGATTCAACGCCGTCGTCCGTCGTGAGCCAACCCATGTGAAGATCGCTCAGCCAGTGCACAAGGTCATTGCCCAGCCCGTCCATGTCCATGCTGCCCCAGTCGCCCATCACTCGTACTCCCATGCTGCCCCAGCTGTCGCTTACACTTCCCAGCACCATGCTGCCCCACTTGCTCATCACTCGTACTCCCACGCTGCCCCAGCTGCGGCCTACACTTCCCAGCACCATGTTGCCCCAGTGGCCCATGCTACCATCTCCCATGTTGCGCCGGTTGCCTACACCAGCGGACACGGACATGGACATCATGCCACCAGCCATATCAGCCACAACAGCCATTACTAA
- the LOC6046738 gene encoding enoyl-CoA delta isomerase 1, mitochondrial, whose protein sequence is MLRSVLRASTTRLGVTGSRFCSSAADKLVITEVDDKTGYATVTLNRPPVNSLNLELLTAISETLDDLQNNKSRGMILTSSSKSVFSAGLDIMEMYKPKVDRMKEFWSTLQDVWFKLYGSPFPTVAAINGHSPAGGCLLSLCCEYRVMCQNYTIGLNETRLGIVAPTWFMASMRNAMSRRDAEMALTLGTLFTTDEALEVGLVDEVATSKEDAIAKATAFLDKFKKISPQARSMTKQALRSKDIMELEDNRTQDIDLFVYAVTQPKVQKGLEMYLEALKAKSAK, encoded by the exons ATGCTACGTTCCGTGCTCCGTGCGTCGACGACCCGCCTCGGTGTGACCGGATCGCGGTTCTGCAGTAGTGCTGCGGATAAGTTGGTCATCACCGAGGTGGACGACAAGACCGGATATGCGACGGTCACGCTGAACCGTCCACCGGTCAACAGTCTCAACCTGGAGCTGTTGACGGCCATTTCGGAGACGCTGGATGACCTGCAGAACAACAAGTCGCGAGGGATGATACTGACATCG TCTTCTAAAAGTGTGTTCAGCGCAGGATTAGACATTATGGAGATGTACAAACCAAAAGTCGATCGCATGAAGGAGTTTTGGTCTACTCTGCAGGATGTCTGGTTCAAGCTGTACGGATCACCGTTCCCAACGGTGGCTGCGATCAAC GGTCATTCCCCTGCAGGAGGTTGTCTGCTGTCACTGTGCTGCGAGTACCGGGTCATGTGCCAGAACTACACGATCGGGCTGAACGAGACTCGGCTGGGAATTGTGGCACCGACGTGGTTTATGGCATCGATGCGTAACGCCATGTCCCGCCGGGACGCCGAAATGGCGCTGACGCTGGGAACGCTCTTCACCACGGATGAAGCCCTTGAG GTTGGCCTGGTTGATGAGGTAGCTACGAGCAAGGAGGACGCGATCGCTAAAGCTACGGCCTTTTTGGacaaattcaaaaagatttcacCCCAAGCTAGATCGATGACCAAACAGGCTCTTCGTAGCAAGGATATTATGGAACTGGAAGATAACAGAACTCAG GATATCGATTTGTTCGTGTATGCAGTCACACAACCCAAGGTCCAGAAGGGACTGGAAATGTACCTCGAAGCATTGAAGGCAAAGTCTGCAAAATAA